One window of the Nocardia huaxiensis genome contains the following:
- a CDS encoding winged helix-turn-helix transcriptional regulator produces the protein MRYGELADEPCSITRSLVVFGDRWTLLILKAAFAGVRRFNGFQAYLGISKGRLQDRLDRLVEHEILVKRPAATGAHEEYRLTEKGIAVYPILMAFRDWGDAYMAPDGPPLRYAHRDCAGEAHTRLECDHCGKELTARDVAPEPGPGLIAHTGDGAVEQ, from the coding sequence ATGCGCTACGGGGAATTGGCCGACGAGCCGTGTTCGATCACGCGGTCGCTGGTGGTGTTCGGGGATCGGTGGACGCTGCTGATCCTCAAGGCCGCATTCGCGGGGGTGCGGCGGTTCAACGGGTTCCAGGCGTATCTGGGAATCTCCAAGGGGCGGCTGCAGGATCGGCTCGATCGACTGGTCGAGCACGAGATTCTCGTCAAACGACCGGCCGCGACGGGGGCGCACGAGGAATATCGGCTGACGGAGAAGGGGATTGCCGTCTATCCGATCCTCATGGCATTCCGGGATTGGGGGGACGCCTACATGGCGCCGGATGGGCCGCCGCTGCGGTATGCGCACCGCGACTGCGCGGGGGAGGCGCACACCCGGCTCGAATGCGACCACTGCGGAAAGGAACTCACCGCGCGGGATGTCGCACCCGAGCCGGGACCGGGCCTGATCGCGCACACCGGTGATGGCGCTGTCGAGCAGTGA